A genomic stretch from Croceibacterium aestuarii includes:
- the ptsP gene encoding phosphoenolpyruvate--protein phosphotransferase, translating into MSAAAAARSILTQLHELMASRISAQGKLNQVVDIIGEALHSEVCSIYLLREGMLELFATRGLEQAAVHVTRLGVGEGLTGTIAANIETLNLAEATTHPEFQYRRETGEEKFHSFAGVPIVRRERAIGVLTVQHVDPRRYEDVEIEALQTVAMVLAELLHNAGLVDNESAGGTSGNHTGQEVLHGLQLVKGLALGQAVFHQPRITIEQTVAEDTEAERQRVYLAFDRMREQIDHMTGQAEFGVGGEQEEVLETYRMFAYDEGWSRRINEAIDSGLTAEAAIERVQQRTRMRMREIDDPLLADRMHDLEDLANRLLRIVSGQLGTAASQGLRHDAILIAKNLGPAELLEYDKRRLKGVVLEEGSLTAHVVIVARAMGVPVIGRLRNARGLIREGDTLLVDGDAATLTIRPAQGVLDAFEGRLLRSRERQAGYAKLRDVEPFTRDGQRVQVMMNAGLRDDIAMLNLTGADGIGLFRTEFQFLVSAQLPSRDMQKRLYKDVLDAAGERPVIFRTVDIGGDKALPYTITESTNEDENPAMGWRALRLALEREGLLMGQARALLEAAAGKTLNVMFPMVSEPWEFDAAKEVFDRQLAYLRGLKRTLPEAINYGVMLEVPALAEMLDVLAPKVRFISIGTNDLTQFLFAADRANPKLAERYDWLSPSILRFLARVVQGTKGHKIDLGVCGEMGGRRLEALALIGLGIRRLSITPASVGPIKELVRRIDTEEIGAAMQGLLASPPRDMRAALAQWAADHEIDVD; encoded by the coding sequence ATGTCCGCCGCCGCTGCCGCCCGTTCGATCCTGACCCAGCTGCACGAGCTGATGGCCTCGCGGATTTCCGCGCAGGGCAAGCTCAACCAGGTCGTCGATATCATCGGAGAGGCGCTCCATAGCGAGGTCTGCTCGATCTACCTCCTGCGTGAAGGCATGCTCGAGCTGTTCGCGACGCGCGGCCTCGAGCAGGCCGCGGTTCACGTCACCCGGCTGGGGGTCGGCGAAGGGCTGACCGGCACCATCGCCGCCAACATCGAAACGCTCAACCTCGCCGAGGCGACGACCCACCCCGAATTCCAGTACCGGCGGGAAACCGGCGAAGAGAAGTTCCACTCGTTCGCCGGTGTGCCGATCGTCCGGCGCGAACGGGCCATCGGGGTGCTGACGGTTCAGCACGTCGACCCGCGGCGCTACGAGGACGTCGAGATCGAGGCGCTGCAGACGGTCGCGATGGTGCTGGCCGAACTGCTCCACAACGCGGGGTTGGTCGACAACGAGTCGGCCGGCGGCACGTCGGGCAACCATACCGGACAGGAAGTCCTGCACGGGTTGCAACTGGTCAAGGGTCTCGCGCTCGGCCAGGCGGTGTTCCACCAGCCGCGCATCACCATCGAGCAGACAGTGGCCGAAGACACCGAGGCCGAGCGCCAGCGGGTCTACCTCGCCTTCGACAGGATGCGCGAGCAGATCGATCACATGACCGGCCAGGCCGAGTTCGGCGTCGGCGGAGAGCAGGAGGAGGTTCTCGAGACCTATCGGATGTTCGCCTACGACGAAGGCTGGAGCCGGCGCATCAACGAGGCGATCGATTCCGGTCTTACCGCGGAGGCGGCCATCGAGCGCGTGCAGCAGCGCACCCGGATGCGCATGCGCGAGATCGACGATCCCTTGCTGGCCGACCGCATGCACGACCTCGAGGATCTGGCAAATCGCCTGCTGCGGATCGTTTCGGGTCAGCTCGGCACCGCGGCGAGCCAGGGCCTGCGCCACGACGCCATCCTGATCGCCAAGAATCTCGGCCCCGCCGAGCTGCTCGAATACGACAAGCGCCGTCTGAAGGGCGTGGTGCTCGAGGAAGGCAGCCTCACCGCGCACGTGGTGATCGTCGCCCGGGCGATGGGCGTGCCCGTGATCGGGCGGCTGCGCAACGCGCGTGGCCTGATTCGCGAAGGCGACACGCTGCTCGTCGACGGCGACGCCGCGACCCTGACGATCCGTCCGGCGCAAGGCGTGCTCGACGCCTTCGAAGGGCGCCTGCTGAGGAGCCGCGAACGCCAGGCCGGCTACGCCAAGCTGCGCGACGTCGAGCCCTTCACCCGCGACGGGCAGCGGGTGCAGGTGATGATGAACGCCGGCCTGCGCGACGACATCGCCATGCTGAACCTGACCGGCGCCGACGGCATCGGTCTGTTCCGCACCGAATTCCAGTTCCTCGTTTCCGCCCAGTTGCCTTCGCGCGACATGCAGAAGCGGCTCTACAAGGACGTGCTCGACGCCGCCGGCGAACGCCCGGTGATCTTTCGCACGGTCGACATCGGCGGCGACAAGGCGCTGCCGTACACGATCACCGAAAGCACCAACGAGGACGAAAACCCGGCGATGGGCTGGCGCGCGCTGCGCCTCGCGCTCGAACGCGAGGGGCTGCTGATGGGCCAGGCCCGCGCGCTGCTCGAGGCGGCCGCCGGCAAGACGCTCAACGTCATGTTCCCGATGGTCTCCGAGCCGTGGGAGTTCGACGCGGCAAAGGAGGTGTTCGATCGCCAGCTCGCCTATCTGCGCGGGCTTAAGCGCACCTTGCCCGAGGCGATCAACTACGGCGTCATGCTCGAAGTACCGGCGCTCGCCGAAATGCTCGACGTCCTCGCGCCGAAGGTGCGGTTCATCTCGATCGGCACCAACGACCTGACGCAGTTCCTGTTCGCCGCCGACCGGGCCAATCCCAAGCTGGCCGAGCGCTACGACTGGCTCAGTCCGTCGATTCTGCGCTTCCTCGCCCGCGTCGTGCAAGGAACCAAGGGGCACAAGATCGACCTCGGGGTGTGCGGCGAGATGGGCGGGCGGCGGCTCGAGGCGCTGGCGCTGATCGGTCTCGGCATCCGGCGCCTGTCGATTACCCCGGCCTCGGTCGGCCCGATCAAGGAACTGGTGCGGCGCATCGATACGGAGGAAATCGGCGCGGCGATGCAGGGCTTGCTGGCCAGCCCGCCGCGCGACATGCGCGCGGCGCTGGCGCAGTGGGCTGCGGATCACGAAATCGATGTCGATTAA
- a CDS encoding helix-turn-helix domain-containing protein, producing the protein MDETDVTEAVELPQRAGPRLRAAREAKGLTLEQIAAQTRIPQRHLETIEEGAFSDLPGRTYAVGFARTYARTVDIDQDEIVAMVRSELDEQGDERDCHAPASFEPGDPARVPSRSLGWFALFALVLLIVGGFFFFRQMFSPAAELPALVDSEDTAGAPQQPAAAATSAVNPAGAVAFTALEEGVWIKFYDASGRQLMQKQMAKGETYVVPQDADGPQVWTGRPDAFRITIGGREVPKLAEEEQIMKDIPVTAEALLARPTAAPQPAGENAAVPAR; encoded by the coding sequence ATGGACGAAACTGACGTGACGGAAGCAGTTGAATTGCCCCAAAGGGCCGGGCCGAGGCTACGCGCGGCGCGTGAAGCCAAGGGTCTGACGCTCGAACAGATCGCGGCGCAGACGCGGATTCCGCAGCGACATCTCGAGACCATCGAAGAGGGAGCGTTCTCCGACTTGCCCGGCCGGACCTACGCCGTCGGTTTTGCGCGAACCTATGCCCGCACGGTCGATATCGATCAGGATGAAATCGTGGCGATGGTCCGGTCGGAACTCGACGAGCAGGGCGACGAGCGCGATTGCCATGCGCCGGCAAGCTTTGAGCCGGGCGATCCCGCGCGGGTCCCCTCGCGCAGCCTCGGCTGGTTCGCGCTGTTTGCGCTGGTGCTGCTGATCGTCGGCGGCTTCTTCTTCTTTCGGCAGATGTTCTCCCCGGCGGCCGAGCTGCCGGCTCTGGTCGATAGCGAAGACACCGCCGGGGCCCCGCAGCAGCCGGCCGCAGCGGCGACCTCGGCGGTCAATCCTGCCGGAGCCGTCGCCTTTACCGCGCTCGAGGAGGGTGTCTGGATCAAGTTCTACGATGCCAGCGGCCGCCAGTTGATGCAGAAGCAGATGGCCAAGGGAGAAACCTACGTGGTCCCGCAGGACGCCGATGGCCCGCAGGTGTGGACCGGGCGGCCCGATGCCTTCCGCATCACCATCGGCGGGCGCGAAGTGCCCAAGCTGGCCGAGGAAGAGCAAATCATGAAGGACATTCCGGTCACTGCCGAAGCACTGCTGGCCCGGCCGACGGCCGCCCCGCAGCCAGCGGGGGAAAACGCCGCCGTTCCTGCGCGCTGA
- a CDS encoding tetratricopeptide repeat protein, translating into MKFTLSQASRGALSGLVLAGSLTLAAPAAAQSVDEARLRKIEAEVRALQRTVFPNGDGRFFTPEVITPNGASPANSAVGTPSETAVTDILARLDALETQLQRLTARSEENANRIGELQARVDAMTPPAGIAQPAAGATQPATGTLVAAQPAPSSSGAAAAPARAPERAATPAGSGPSAERLAAVKAIEKPATGDPGDDEYVYGFRLWDAKFYPEAQQQLQLFVDKYPNHPRISFGLNLLGRAYLDDGQPRTAATYFYKNYTEHPDGARGADSLLYLAESMIALKDTPRACRALATFGENFPALATGRLQDQYDRDRKAVKCS; encoded by the coding sequence ATGAAATTCACCCTTTCCCAGGCTTCGCGCGGCGCGTTGTCCGGCCTCGTCCTTGCCGGGTCGCTGACGCTTGCCGCCCCGGCAGCGGCGCAGTCGGTCGACGAGGCCCGGCTGCGCAAGATCGAAGCCGAGGTGCGCGCGCTCCAGCGCACGGTGTTCCCCAACGGCGACGGACGCTTCTTCACGCCCGAAGTCATCACTCCGAATGGCGCGTCGCCGGCGAACAGTGCGGTGGGCACTCCGTCGGAGACTGCGGTGACCGATATCCTCGCCCGTCTCGATGCGCTCGAAACCCAGCTCCAGCGGCTGACCGCCCGCAGCGAGGAAAACGCCAACAGGATCGGCGAGCTGCAGGCGCGGGTCGACGCGATGACGCCGCCGGCCGGCATCGCTCAGCCGGCGGCCGGCGCCACCCAGCCCGCCACCGGCACGCTCGTGGCGGCACAGCCGGCGCCTTCCTCGTCCGGCGCGGCGGCTGCTCCCGCCCGGGCGCCGGAACGGGCGGCGACACCGGCCGGATCGGGACCCTCGGCAGAGCGGCTCGCCGCGGTCAAGGCGATCGAAAAGCCCGCCACCGGTGATCCCGGCGACGACGAATACGTCTATGGCTTCCGGCTGTGGGACGCTAAGTTCTACCCCGAGGCGCAGCAGCAGTTGCAGCTGTTCGTCGACAAGTATCCGAACCATCCGCGCATCAGCTTCGGCCTCAATCTGCTCGGACGCGCCTATCTCGACGACGGCCAGCCGCGCACCGCGGCGACGTACTTCTATAAGAACTACACCGAGCACCCCGACGGTGCGCGAGGGGCCGACAGTCTCCTGTACCTCGCCGAGTCGATGATCGCGCTCAAGGATACACCGCGCGCCTGCCGTGCCTTGGCTACGTTCGGCGAGAACTTCCCGGCGCTGGCTACCGGGCGCCTCCAGGACCAGTATGACCGGGACCGCAAAGCCGTCAAATGCAGCTGA
- the tilS gene encoding tRNA lysidine(34) synthetase TilS produces the protein MTGTAKPSNAADAVSAEQSARFAAALGKLCPQGGRIGLAVSGGPDSLAMLLLAHAAMPGEFEAATVDHGLRAEAAEEAAFVARICAARGIAHSVLRVEVAPGNVQDEARRARYAALAAWARERGFAALATAHHADDQAETVLMRLNRGSGLGGLSGVRARGTVPGGTLPVLRPLLSWRRAELAALVAGAGIEAVSDPSNADPRYDRVRMRTALAEADWLDAAAIAQSAAYLADAQEALDWAMEREWDANVEIVAGGIRYEPSAPRAIVLQVLRRIFAGFGADPRGGEIARLADALSEGETGTLGGVVARPETGGWTFRPEPPRKSA, from the coding sequence ATGACCGGGACCGCAAAGCCGTCAAATGCAGCTGACGCGGTAAGCGCCGAGCAATCCGCGCGCTTCGCCGCCGCGCTCGGCAAACTGTGTCCCCAGGGCGGACGGATAGGCCTCGCTGTTTCGGGGGGGCCGGATTCGCTCGCCATGCTGCTGCTGGCCCATGCCGCCATGCCGGGCGAGTTCGAAGCGGCGACGGTCGATCACGGGTTGCGCGCCGAAGCGGCGGAGGAGGCGGCTTTCGTCGCGCGGATTTGTGCGGCGCGCGGCATCGCCCACTCCGTGCTGCGGGTCGAAGTGGCGCCCGGCAATGTGCAGGACGAGGCCCGCCGGGCGCGCTACGCCGCGCTGGCTGCCTGGGCTCGGGAGCGGGGCTTCGCCGCGCTGGCGACGGCGCACCACGCCGACGACCAGGCCGAGACTGTCCTGATGCGCCTCAACCGCGGCAGTGGGCTGGGCGGCCTTAGCGGGGTGAGGGCGCGCGGGACGGTGCCGGGCGGCACGCTGCCTGTGCTGCGCCCACTGCTGAGCTGGCGCCGGGCGGAGCTGGCGGCCCTCGTCGCCGGCGCGGGAATCGAGGCGGTGAGCGACCCGAGCAATGCCGACCCGCGCTACGACCGGGTGCGGATGCGCACCGCACTGGCCGAGGCCGACTGGCTCGATGCCGCGGCGATCGCGCAAAGCGCCGCGTACCTCGCCGATGCGCAGGAAGCGCTCGATTGGGCCATGGAACGCGAGTGGGATGCGAACGTCGAGATTGTCGCCGGCGGCATCCGCTATGAGCCGTCCGCGCCCAGGGCCATCGTGCTGCAGGTGCTGCGGCGGATCTTCGCGGGGTTCGGTGCAGACCCTCGCGGCGGCGAGATTGCCCGGCTCGCCGACGCCCTGTCCGAAGGCGAGACGGGGACGCTCGGGGGCGTCGTCGCGCGGCCGGAAACGGGCGGCTGGACCTTTCGGCCCGAACCCCCACGCAAGTCCGCTTAG
- a CDS encoding L,D-transpeptidase family protein — translation MLTFAAPESRIGTRPRGALEIRRACGMEHHMDKAVKWIGGATLGVVLALGAAVFAGQSIEAQDTDTSTWLTSQDVLGPDEADTAAALAAPEPAPSPSAVVAAQDSPFVIKRVLPIAGPIKYGQWFWDDAGVPDGPLVITVDLDARVISAFRGGYEIGATAALLGTDEYPTPTGTFPIMSKERHNVSEKYGNAPMPWTLRLTSDGVAIHGGRLVEKGFASHGCIGVPDEFASRLFASASKGDKVIITRGKTATVGDALIEG, via the coding sequence GTGTTAACCTTTGCCGCGCCCGAGTCCCGCATCGGGACGCGCCCGCGCGGGGCGCTGGAAATCCGGCGGGCTTGCGGCATGGAGCACCACATGGACAAGGCGGTGAAATGGATCGGCGGCGCAACTCTCGGCGTGGTGCTCGCCCTGGGCGCGGCGGTATTCGCCGGGCAATCGATCGAGGCGCAGGATACGGACACCTCGACCTGGCTGACGTCGCAAGACGTGCTGGGCCCAGACGAGGCGGACACGGCGGCAGCGCTCGCCGCGCCTGAACCCGCGCCCTCGCCCAGCGCGGTCGTTGCCGCGCAGGACAGCCCCTTCGTCATCAAGCGCGTGCTGCCGATCGCCGGGCCGATCAAGTACGGCCAGTGGTTCTGGGACGACGCCGGCGTGCCCGATGGCCCGCTGGTCATCACGGTCGATCTCGACGCGCGCGTGATCAGCGCCTTCCGCGGCGGCTACGAGATCGGCGCCACCGCGGCGCTACTCGGCACCGACGAGTACCCGACCCCAACCGGCACGTTCCCGATCATGAGCAAGGAGCGCCACAACGTGTCGGAGAAGTACGGCAACGCGCCGATGCCGTGGACCCTGCGCCTGACCAGCGACGGCGTCGCCATCCATGGCGGCCGCCTGGTCGAGAAGGGCTTCGCCAGCCACGGCTGCATCGGCGTACCCGACGAATTCGCCAGCCGCCTGTTCGCCTCCGCCAGCAAGGGCGACAAGGTCATCATCACCCGCGGCAAGACCGCCACGGTGGGCGACGCACTGATCGAAGGCTAA
- a CDS encoding phosphoenolpyruvate carboxylase, translating into MTSVADLLGRLQALHARTAETPLFNPVFQLSLDLSRDLESGRLTLDDCAALIAELECAALDRRADRLHRLVEPVDPDANLAALAACSPANDFASFRAAWEAPQLHAVFTAHPTFLLAPAETAAVAARAAEGAGSACVTAPERPQITLAYEHAEAMKAIANAQGARDRIVARLLDIARERWPGEWHELAPLPFRFATWVGYDMDGRTDIKWFHSIGFRLAEKAERLHRYVASLEAIDAAHPLLGELKPAAGYAADRAAEFAADLTDPAALSVAANRLTANDPRKCLTLAPFVEALEDEARDAQAGRAVALKTLAAAMRADGLGMGWIHFRVNAKQLHNAIRRRIDPKGELDLATKGAIVHLRRAIEEVEPLRSNFAALAIESSTAIRQFLAMAQILQHVDGDAPIRMLVAECEEPATMLAALYFAKLFGIEGKVDISPLFETESALEHGGRFLDELLAEKEYQDYARVRGRVAIQTGFSDAGRFVGQIPASLAIERLQGRLAEAMKASNLTDVAALIFDTHGESMGRGAHPNGMQDRLEWALSPWARRRFARAGIRLEPEVSFQGGDGYLWFATSELALATLTRIAELHPAQTDKNAAPDPFYRRTDLSLDFYRAIKDQQREHLESRTYSRAITAFGLGMLNPTGSRVSRRQSDLSADREMSLRQIRAIPHNAILQQLGYPVNVIAGVGSAAEGNYEELAALLSDSPRGRQLMRLVRAADALASVKTVAAFGELFNSAYWASRPYRGTENNLARPCEALAEYLVKDDRNGVFRRLASRLRVDALKLHRLYALIPPEVAREDREDVRRMIGVLQALRLALFQHMFICAVSIPAFSRANDISRDDVLEMVFTLRIEEALEQLRRTFPTEFPRLRDFSVSEPSDYPDSGEEGYGALRARFIDPIEGAYGLSLRIGRAIANLFGAHG; encoded by the coding sequence ATGACCTCGGTCGCCGATCTCCTGGGCCGCCTGCAGGCTTTGCACGCGCGCACCGCGGAGACGCCGCTGTTCAACCCGGTGTTCCAACTCTCGCTCGACCTGTCGCGCGATCTGGAGAGCGGGCGGCTGACGCTCGACGACTGCGCCGCGCTGATAGCCGAACTCGAATGCGCCGCGCTCGACCGGCGCGCCGACCGGCTCCACCGCCTGGTCGAACCGGTCGATCCGGACGCCAACCTCGCAGCGCTCGCCGCGTGCTCTCCCGCCAACGATTTCGCCAGCTTTCGCGCCGCGTGGGAGGCGCCCCAGCTCCACGCGGTGTTCACCGCCCACCCGACTTTCCTGCTCGCGCCCGCGGAGACCGCAGCGGTCGCCGCGCGCGCCGCCGAAGGTGCCGGCAGCGCCTGTGTCACCGCCCCCGAACGTCCGCAAATCACCCTCGCCTACGAACATGCCGAGGCGATGAAGGCGATCGCCAACGCCCAGGGCGCGCGCGACCGGATCGTCGCGCGGCTGCTCGATATCGCCCGCGAGCGCTGGCCCGGCGAGTGGCATGAACTCGCGCCGCTGCCGTTCCGCTTCGCCACCTGGGTCGGATACGACATGGATGGTCGGACCGACATCAAGTGGTTCCACTCGATCGGCTTCCGGCTGGCGGAAAAGGCCGAGCGGCTGCACCGCTACGTCGCCTCGCTCGAGGCGATCGATGCCGCCCACCCGCTGCTCGGCGAACTCAAGCCGGCGGCGGGCTATGCCGCCGACCGCGCGGCCGAATTCGCCGCCGACCTGACCGACCCCGCGGCGCTGTCCGTCGCCGCCAACCGGCTGACCGCGAACGATCCGCGCAAGTGCCTGACCCTCGCGCCGTTCGTCGAGGCGCTGGAGGACGAGGCGCGCGATGCGCAAGCGGGGCGCGCCGTCGCGCTCAAGACGCTGGCCGCGGCAATGCGCGCCGACGGGCTGGGCATGGGCTGGATTCACTTCCGGGTGAACGCCAAGCAGTTGCACAACGCGATCCGCCGACGGATCGACCCGAAGGGCGAACTCGACCTCGCCACCAAGGGCGCGATCGTCCACTTGCGGCGGGCCATCGAAGAGGTCGAACCGCTGCGCAGCAACTTCGCCGCGCTGGCGATCGAGAGCTCGACCGCGATCCGTCAGTTCCTGGCCATGGCGCAGATCCTCCAGCACGTCGACGGCGACGCGCCGATCCGCATGCTGGTGGCCGAGTGCGAGGAGCCGGCGACGATGCTCGCCGCGCTCTATTTCGCCAAGCTGTTCGGAATCGAGGGCAAGGTCGACATATCGCCGCTGTTCGAAACCGAGAGCGCGCTCGAACACGGCGGGCGTTTTCTCGACGAGCTGCTGGCGGAAAAGGAGTACCAGGATTACGCCAGGGTGCGCGGGCGGGTGGCGATCCAGACCGGGTTTTCCGACGCCGGGCGCTTCGTCGGACAGATCCCCGCGAGTCTCGCCATCGAGCGGCTGCAGGGACGGCTGGCAGAGGCGATGAAGGCGTCGAATCTGACCGATGTCGCGGCGCTGATTTTCGACACCCACGGCGAATCGATGGGCCGCGGGGCGCATCCCAACGGCATGCAGGACCGGCTCGAATGGGCGCTGAGCCCGTGGGCGCGGCGGCGCTTCGCCCGCGCCGGCATTCGCCTCGAACCCGAGGTCAGCTTCCAGGGCGGCGACGGCTACCTGTGGTTCGCCACATCGGAGCTGGCGCTCGCCACCCTGACCCGCATCGCCGAACTGCATCCCGCGCAGACCGACAAGAACGCGGCGCCGGATCCGTTCTATCGCCGCACAGATCTCAGCCTCGACTTCTACCGGGCGATCAAGGACCAGCAGCGCGAGCACCTCGAAAGCCGCACCTACAGCCGTGCCATCACCGCTTTCGGGCTCGGCATGCTCAATCCGACCGGCAGCCGCGTCTCGCGCCGCCAGTCGGACCTCTCGGCCGACCGCGAGATGAGCCTGCGGCAGATCCGCGCCATCCCGCACAACGCCATTCTGCAGCAGCTCGGCTATCCGGTTAACGTCATCGCCGGGGTCGGCAGTGCGGCGGAAGGCAACTACGAGGAACTGGCGGCGCTGCTCTCGGACAGCCCGCGCGGACGGCAGCTGATGCGGCTGGTGCGCGCGGCCGACGCGCTGGCCAGCGTCAAGACCGTCGCCGCGTTCGGCGAGCTGTTCAATTCGGCCTACTGGGCCAGCCGCCCCTATCGCGGAACAGAGAACAATCTCGCCCGCCCCTGCGAGGCGCTGGCCGAATACCTGGTCAAGGACGACCGCAACGGCGTGTTCCGCCGCCTCGCCAGCCGCCTGCGCGTCGACGCGCTCAAGCTGCACCGGCTTTACGCGCTGATCCCGCCGGAGGTGGCCCGCGAGGACCGCGAGGACGTGCGGCGGATGATCGGCGTGCTGCAGGCGCTGCGCCTCGCGCTGTTCCAGCACATGTTCATCTGCGCGGTATCGATCCCGGCGTTCAGCCGCGCCAACGACATCAGCCGCGACGACGTTCTGGAAATGGTCTTCACCCTGCGCATCGAAGAGGCGCTCGAGCAGCTGCGGCGCACCTTCCCGACCGAATTCCCGCGGCTGCGCGATTTCTCGGTCAGCGAGCCGAGCGACTACCCGGACAGCGGCGAGGAAGGCTATGGCGCCTTGCGCGCCCGCTTCATCGACCCGATCGAGGGCGCCTACGGCCTGTCGCTGCGCATCGGCCGGGCCATCGCCAACCTGTTCGGCGCGCACGGATAG
- the glk gene encoding glucokinase, which yields MTDIVAVDIGGTHARFAIATIAADGTIQLGEPETLHTEDHASFQTAWEAFRERMGGTLPSDVAMAIAGPVGGEVIRFTNNPWIIRPAQIEAKLGATRYTLVNDFEAVAHAVARADASEFLHLAGPDEPFAPKGTISVLGPGTGLGVAHLWRDAEAGTYHVQATEGGHADFAPLDTIEDAILSRLRRRHTRVSVERVVSGPAIVDIYETLAALEGRAVPSEDDVAIWTRGIEGSDSLAAAAVDRFCLALGATAGDVALTQGGFAGVVIAGGLGYRIREILLTSGFAERFRAKGRFAGLMASIPVKLIVHPQPGLYGAAAAFARQHLA from the coding sequence ATGACCGATATCGTCGCGGTCGATATCGGCGGCACCCACGCCCGCTTCGCCATCGCCACCATCGCCGCCGACGGCACGATCCAGCTTGGCGAACCCGAAACGCTGCACACCGAAGATCACGCCAGCTTCCAGACCGCGTGGGAGGCGTTCCGCGAGCGCATGGGCGGAACTCTGCCGAGCGACGTCGCCATGGCCATTGCCGGCCCGGTGGGCGGCGAGGTCATCCGCTTCACCAACAACCCGTGGATCATCCGCCCGGCGCAGATCGAGGCCAAGCTCGGCGCCACGCGCTATACGCTGGTCAACGATTTCGAGGCGGTGGCGCACGCCGTAGCGCGCGCCGACGCGAGCGAGTTCCTCCACCTCGCCGGCCCGGACGAGCCCTTCGCACCCAAGGGCACGATCAGCGTGCTCGGGCCCGGCACGGGCCTGGGGGTCGCGCACCTGTGGCGCGATGCCGAGGCGGGCACCTACCACGTTCAGGCAACCGAGGGGGGGCACGCCGATTTCGCCCCGCTCGACACCATCGAGGACGCGATCCTCTCGCGCCTGCGCAGGCGGCACACCCGCGTCTCGGTCGAACGCGTGGTCTCCGGCCCGGCAATCGTCGACATCTACGAGACGCTCGCCGCGCTCGAAGGCCGCGCGGTCCCTTCCGAAGACGACGTCGCGATCTGGACCCGCGGCATAGAGGGCAGCGACAGTCTCGCCGCGGCCGCGGTCGACCGCTTCTGCCTCGCGCTCGGCGCCACCGCGGGCGACGTCGCGCTGACCCAGGGCGGCTTCGCCGGCGTGGTCATCGCCGGAGGTCTCGGCTACCGCATCCGCGAGATCCTGCTGACCTCGGGTTTTGCCGAGCGCTTTCGCGCCAAGGGACGCTTCGCGGGCCTGATGGCAAGCATCCCCGTCAAGCTCATCGTCCACCCCCAGCCCGGGCTTTACGGAGCGGCTGCCGCCTTCGCCCGCCAGCACCTGGCATGA